Genomic DNA from Budorcas taxicolor isolate Tak-1 chromosome 5, Takin1.1, whole genome shotgun sequence:
TCCACCCTTCCGGCGGGAGACCCCACCCTTCTCCTGTCTGGGTAcgacccctccctcctgccctcaggacCCCAATCCTGCGGGTCACGCCAGCTGAGGTGCAGATAGGTCGTCTCCGGGTTGGAGGTGTGTTTATGTGGGTGATGCTCTTTGGCTGGAAGCAAAGGCCATTCTGGCAGGACGAGGGCCGGTCTTGAGCCGGGCGCAGGGTGAGGtattcccagcccagggcagagccagCAGACGGCCGTGCTCCCTGTGGAAACCCATCTAAAGACGACCGCGAGGAAGCCGGGAGGACAGACGATcgggactgactcattggatcaGCGTCACCACATCTTAAACCAGTTTTCCTTGAGCGCTGGACACGTGGCGCGGCTCCAGCCAGGTGGTCTCCCTGCTGTCTGCTGGGAGGTGAGCGTCGGGTCCGCGGGCTGGCCGCTGGCCGCTCCCTCGCTCTCTTGCGGCCTACTGGTGGGTCTGCTCCTCGGGGTGCAGAGGATCCCCCCAGAGACAGGCTGAGGGTGGTGGGTGGGCGGGCGCGGGGGCCGGAGCAGGGCCAGCAGGGACGAGGAGGAGGCACTTCAGTTTGGGCTGGTGTTCGTGGGGTCGGCCCTGGCCCCGGGAGGCGAGCGGCCCCGCCTGGCTCCGGCTCTGGTGCTGGGCGGTCCCAGAAGACCCCAGTGGCGGTGGGCAGGTAGGCACTTGGCAGTACCCCAGgactgggcagggctgggggctccGCGCGGGCTCCTCACACGGCTAGGTCATCAGGATGGGCTTCTGCCGAACTTCCAGGATGTCTAGGGTGGCAGGGGGGTCGtggaggagacagggaaggtTTGACCCTCCCGTGCTCGCAGAGGGGCACGGGGACCGTCCCGGTGCTCCATCTgtgagggaagcccccaaggcGCTCTTCCAGCCCTCGGGGACCCACGGGTCTGGGCTCACCCTCCTTCTGGACAGGAACGGGCAACGATCGCGCCTGGGGCGGCTGCACCACGGGGCAAGGGCTCGGGGCTCGGGGCTCACACAGGCAGCCTGACTCCGGAGCCACTGCCCTGCAGGCCCTCCAGCACGAGCTCCGCCTGCCCCTTGAGTAGCCTGCACGTGCTGGGGGTCTGAAGCCCCTCTGGGGGCAGGTGTGGGCACCTGAGCACTGCCCACAGGAGCACCTTTTAGGGGCCGTGGTTCCCCCAGAGGTCCCACTCCAAAGTCAGAGTTACCTGTTAAAATCCGATGCAGCGGCAAAGTGACGTAGGTTAGGTGTGCATAGAGAAGGAAGTTCCCGTCTGCCCTGTTCAGCTTCAGCCAGGACCCGACCAGGGAGCGCCCCGTGCCCGACAGGGAGCGAGACCGCAGGTTGGTGGCGTTGTGCAGGTCGGCTGCAGCGGAGACGGCGCATCAGCCCCGGGCCACAGGAGCGGAGAGTGACTCCCACCCAGGtgacccctccccagcccagctcGACCTCCGACCCAACTGACCCTCCTCCTGACTGTCCTCCTGCGGCGCCCAGCCCCCTCTGCCTTCCAGCCTGGTCCCCCCCTCGGGGCTCTCCCTGATGCCCCCGCTCCGGTCCTGGAGCGCCTCCCCTGTGGGCCCGGGCCTGTCACTGTGCCGGACCCCGTGGCTGCCCCGCTCCGGTCCTCTCCCCAGAGGGGCGCGGGGGTACAGCTGGGATGACCTGGCACCATCACCCGGCTGGTGGGCCGCCCGGGGAGGCAGGTGGGCGCTATGGACGCTTTCCCACTGGTCTGGAAGGAGCCCAGGAGGGCGGCGCTGCCCAAGCGCACTCGAGAGCAGCTCAAGACCCGGGCTGGGGTCTGCGGCCCCAGCCAAGGTCTCGTCCAACAGGCCCTCTGCCTCAGTCCTGCCGATCAGGACCCTCTAAGCTCTTCCAACAGCCTCCTGCCGCCCCTCTGATAAACACGGCCCTGCCCTTACCGCTCCCACGGCGGGATCCATGCAGGGCAGAGAGGGGAGCAGGGGGGCCTGAGGACCGAGCGATAGGGGTGCGATCGAGGACCGCAGAGACACCCGGGTGGAGATGCCCAGGAGGCCGCCGGACAGACGGGCCCGGGCTCAGGGAGGAGGCCGAGTGAGCCCCGAGGGACAGCGCGCTGGAGGCGGCAGGGCCGCAGGGCACCTCGCAGAGGGAGGGAGCAGCACGCGCGCGTGCCCAGGGCCCTCCCCTTGCAGCCCCTGAGGTCAGGTGCCAGCTGCCGGCCACGCGGAGCTGGGGCTGGGGACTCCCCTCGGTGGCCGTCTGCTGTCTGTCCACAGCTCCACCCCCACACAGGATGGGCTGGCACACAGCCCCCTGGCTCTCTGAATGTGCAGAAGGGAGTAAGGAGGCCCCGCGGGCCGGGGGGCAGTGGGGAGCAGCAGGGTCACCTCCCCCGTCGTCCTCCCGGAAGAATTCCTCGCTGTCGTTGGCCGAGTGAGACTTCTTCATCTCTGCAATCCGGTTCCGGGGCCCCTTCCTCTTGAGAGATGGGGAGAAGAAGGCAGGCCGGTTGTTCCGctcaggggtggggggtgtgctGAAGGAGGTCACCTGGGAACAAGGAGCATGTCACCAGGGCGGCCCGCCAACCTGGGGGGGCCCGGCGCCCACCAGTCTCCCGCCCGCAGAACGCAGCCGGCCTGGGGCTCGGCGGGCGCCGGCCACCAGCTCCACCCCGGGAAGAACCCGGCTGCCCTCCTGGGGCCGCAACCACTGGCCAGGGGTCATCCGAGCACAGAGCAAGCCTGGCTGCTGAATCCACCAAACCTTCCCGACCACCCTCGACGTGAGAACCGGCTGAGGCAGGACAGCCACGCTGGCGGGGCCAAGGTCACTCAGCAGACGGTGGCCACGCTGGGGCTGTACCCCAGGGCTTCTGCCCCTAAGGCTATGCTCTTCCCTCTAATTTCTTCTCCTGGCTTTTATCTCCTGTCCCCTCTCTCCCCCAGCGTCCTTCCACAGAAGTACAGTGGTCAAACATTCCACCCCTCCATCTCCCGCTCTCCTCTCTTCTAACCACGCTGCCCATCACCAACCATTCTCCACACCCACTCAGGGGAGCACATGACTggggtccctgccctcaaggagctcacagtcttccgggggtggggggcgagaGACCCAAAAGTTGACAACCACACATTGAATGTTGGTtgttaaagacagaaaaaaaaaggaagcacaaGATACAGGTGAGCACAGAGGCAAAAGGAATCAACAGCCTGGGAAATCACGAAAGGCTTCCCGGAAGAGATGCTGCTTGAGCTGGGTCTTGAAGGACGAGTAGGAGTTCGCTAGGTGAAGAAGGGGGGGAAGggcgttccaggcagagggaacgtggcccatctcctccctcctccccatgcAAACAAGAATCTGAGGAACAAGGTGAGCTGGGACTGAAACTTCAGGAGCCCCGTCAGCCTCCTCGTCATGGCTCCGACATCCACCAGGATCCCGGCGGCCGCTGGGCTCCAGACGGTCCTCCCACAAGCCGGGGAAGGTTTTTAGAAGatagaaaaacaaacaccagAAACCACAATACACAGAGTTCCCATTTGTCATGCGCTGGTTACAAACGACCCCTCTGGGAAAGGGGGGCGCAAGCGGCAGCGAGCACAGAGGCAGGGGGCCCGAGCAGCACTGGGAGGaccctgccaggcccctcccctTGACCCTAGGTTCCCCCTGCTGCTGCAGGCCTGGGGCTTTCCCAGGCACTGTCTCCTCCACCCGCCACGGCCACCCTGGGAGAGAAAGAGCAGCacccccatttgacagatgggaaGATGAAGGCCCGGACGGGTCCAGTAGCCTCTCTGTCAGCAAGCACGCGGCCAGAACTGGCACCCAGGTTTGTCCGGCCCGAGCCCAGCCCACTTCTTCACAAGGGCTGTTATGCACACATTTGTTAGCCTCAGTGGGCACCTGAGGACCAAGGGGGATTAGGCTCCTTATTGCAGAGACAAACGGTCTCTGTTCCCAAGACAACAGAGGCCTCTGCCCAGAATTCTCACCCATCATCACAGAAAGAGAGCGTTTGTTGTTTCTGCTCTGCTTACAAAACACATTCACTGCAGGAAactcaaagcagaaaaaaaaaagagataacaagagaaagaaaagtgccACCTGACTGCCTGGAGGGCGTGTGCTGGTGCGCTTACAGAGTGAGTGGCAGAGTGCGCGCGGCTCCCTGACCGCAGGCGCGCCAGCGGGGACACAGGACCCTCACGCTCGGGGGCCATTTCTCCAGGCAGATGCCCCAGCCGGCCCCACCCCCGGCAGGGCCCCTGATGCCCTGGCTCCTGAGTCCCCAACACCTCGGGAGGCCGGTGTGTGTTCACCCCATTTCCgggtgagcaaactgaggctcagagaggagagaCCTGTCCCAGCTCACGCGAGCAACAGTGCCCGGACTGCGGCCCACCCCGCAGCCCCTCCTGGAGACGCCTGGGGGGGTGCGCTCCTCCTTCAAGATCCCCGGTCTCCTCTGGAGCCCCCAACGCGGCCGACGGGCTGGGTATTTTCTTTTGCCTGAGCCCTGCCCCCGCCTACCACCCCAGAGGCTCTGGGAATAAGGCTGCCATTGAGCTCAGCTTCCCGGCCCCAGGGAGGGACAGCGGCCTAGAAAGGGCTCAGGGGCTCAGTGCTGTTGTGTGAGCCACATGGCAGGGGGCAGCGCAAGGAACCCCGGCAGGCCTGGGACTGCCCAGCTCTACAGACAGGAAGGCTCGGACCAGCCCACGGCTGCGGCGGCCACCAGCAGTTCCAGCGCCCAGCATCTGGTTGGCAAGCAGCCCCGGCAGAGACCAGCCGGGGGGCCCCAGGGTCTTGAGGCTCCGGCCAACCCTCCTGGAGCTCATCCATCATTGTCCCCATCTCACCCCCTGGAAAGGCCGCTCGGGTGCCCACCCTCGCCCAGCAGGTCCACCAAGGCAGGCGCTGGGACCCCGCTGGCTGAGCCCCGCCGCCGTGGCAGCTCGGGGCCCAGGCACTaacctgctgtgtgaccctgggccagtCACCTGCCCTCTCTGAACCTCGGCCTCCTCCCCAGAAGGCTGGGGACCATGACACCTACCTCACCGGGGGTAGGGGGCGGGAAGGACCAGGGAGGCGGTGGGAGGCGGGCctcagggaggggcagaggcccTCCCCGAGCTGCGCAGCCTTACCCGCTCGTGCATGGGTGAAGCCGGGCTAGAGTCCTCTTCGGTCCCACAGGGGGATGTGTCACCTGTGGACACACGGCTGACCGCCATCTCGGCATGGCCCTTGCCCTGGGGCCCCTTCATGCGCACAAACTCCATGTTGCTGTACTTGTAGAAGCCGAATGACATCTTCTGGGCCATGCGGGCCGCCACGCTCACCTGTGGGAGGGCAGGCGGGGGCGCAGAGTCAGGCAGGCGGGGATGCCCGGTCCCTGGGGGCTCCAGCAGCCAGGCGGACCCTCCATTAAGAAGCCCCTGAGGGCCTCCAGCCCCACTCTGGGGAGACCCAGCCCTGGCTGACCCGGGCTCGCCCACAAGGCGGGGGTGGTGCCGGGACCCTCGCATCCCTGTCTGACACCCTAGATGGTGGGACCAAGGCCGcctccccatcccctgccccGGGATCCAGAGAGGACACCCCGGGGCAGTgttcagcagcagcagggcacttGTCCACCTGGACGCCTCTCCTCTCGGTCCCATCTGTCCGGGACCAAGAGTCCCAGGAGGGTACTCCTGGGAGAAGCACCACGTGACCCAGGCCCCAGCTGCCTAGGAGGGGCACTGGGGGCGCTGCAGGAGCTCTGGCTCGGGGCAGGTACAGCAGAGCTGGGCGAGGGCAGAGAGGGGGGCTCCTGGGCCCGGCCCACCCTGCACTCACGCGGTTGTCATACACCTTCTTGAGCGCCTCGTAGCGGATGGAGCCCTGAAAGATGACCCCCTGGAACGTGTCGGTCTTGTCGCTGGCCACCAGCTCCACGCAGAccatctccccttcccccacagtCATGTCGCTGAACACCTGGGGAGGCGGGGCGTGAAGCGGACGCGGGGATGGCACCGGTcggctgccccccgcccccggcacgGCTCCcagccgcccccggccccgccccgctccTTGACCCAGGGAGGGCTGCTTGGAAACTCCCCCTttacaggtgagaatactgggcCACAGATGTGAAGGCTTTTGCCCAAGGCCCCCAGGCCTGCCTCCACTCCACGGGGACCCACACAGCAACGACAGCCCACCCGTGGGCAGGGGCAGCGTCTACAAGTGGCCGAGGTCATAAGCGACTCTGGGACCGGAAGAGGATGCGCCTCCCCACCCAGTGTCCACTGGAGGGACACCAGGAAGTAGAACAGTTCACAGGGACTGTCTGGCCCGCTTTCGAGTGTCTTCTATGCCCTCAGATATGGGTGTGCagcccacccaccccagccctgccccggcTGTCAGGGCCTGTGTGTGGGCACCAGCTCAGAAGCCACACAGCCTGCCTgcctgcggggggtgggggtgcgggggggTGACCACCTACAAGGGACTGGACAGCCCGCCCCCGCCAGAGTCACTGCCCatggctggggcagggggccGTGTGCAGGCTGAGCTCTGAGGTCGTCCAGACTCCAGCTTCAATCTCAGCTCTGCTGTGGACGAGTTGTGTGAGTCTGGAGAGGGCGCTCAGCTCCCTGACCTGAGATGCTCAAGACGCCAACCAAATCGAGAATCGACCTGCAGCCCACACCCCACCCTTCATGAGTGCTCCAGgggccccccctccccccaaccaccCCCCCGCCGGCCCTCACTGCGGGTGGTGGGGGGAACAGCTCCACTGCCCAGACCTCGACAGGAGGATGGCTGGACAGGAGCCGGCAGGGTGGCCAGGGGGCGCAGCTGGCTTCCCAGCACCCTGCGTTTCCCAGTCGAGTGAGCTGCCTCGGGCCCCAGTTTTGTAACTTCCGGAGCCCCGCCCATCGTAGCATCCTAGGATCCCAAGGTGTGGAGGCCTCATTTAGAATTCAAGGGTGGTAATAACCATCCCTCCTGCCCGGGCAGCGATCTGCAGGACTTGATGACACCTCCTCCCATGCATGAGCTCTCTGATCTTTCAACCCTgacgcccattttacagatgagaacactgaggttcGGAGCCCAGTGAACTCATTTGCCCTGAGTCAAGGAAGCAGCAGGGAGAGCAGGAGGCCAGCCCTGCCCCTACCTCCTTCCTGAAGGCGTGTGAGGCCTGACGGGTGActcgggggggggggagggtcacATCCCCTGACACACGGAGCCAGACCAAGACAGAGCCCCCACCTCCTCGAAGCTGTCGATCATGAAGAAGATGTTGGGGTAGCTGATCTTGGACTCCTCCCctttgctgtccatggggtgctTACTGGGGGACGCGAACACTTGCTGGAAGGAAAAAAGATTGGAGGGGGCTGAGTGAAACCCCCACCGTGTCCTGCACCCGGGCCGGAGCCACGCGCTGGGGTAGGGTAGGCACAGATCGTCGGGGTCCCAGGGTCCCAGGGCCCCAGGAGCCGCTGGGACCCAGGCCCCCAGGGCTGCAGGGAAATTCTGTGATCAGCCTCCCTGTGGGGCAGGGCAGCAGGAGGGGGACCCTGGGCGCCCGCAGGCTCACCTGGGACCTCTTCCTGTGGATGTGGATGTCCCCGCCGTCGGCTCGCGTGCACACAGCACAGGTCACCACGTAGTCCAGCTATAAGGGACGCGGGACAGAGGAGTGCAGGGCTCCGCTGTGCCCCGGGGCCTTCGagcaccccgcccccgccgccaggAGCCCTGCGCACGCCCCCGGTACCTTCTGCAGGATGAGGTTCAGGCAGACGCTCTCCTCCCAGTCGATGTCCGGGTCTCCGAGGCCCGGCAGCTTCTTGGAGTCCCGCCGGtacacctccacctccacctcggGCTCGGCCTCCGCCAGCTGCGAGGGCCAGGGCAGAGGTGAGTCCCCGCACCGGCCCCCCGCCACCGCGTCCCCCGCCCCGGGGGCATCCTCTCCTCACTGGCCCCTCGCACACGGGGCGTGGACTCCAATCTCCCTCCTGGCTTCTCTGGCTTCACGACGCCGGGGGTTCATCAATGAGCTAGCCTCCCACCTAGGTCGTCCCTAGGGCCTCCCAGCAGGGCGGGGGGATCCCAGCATCCTGGCCCAGCCCACAGGCAGCCCGTCCAGCCAGCCACCCTCTACACCAGCTGAGCGATCGGGAGGCCCTCGGGTTGCTACGGCAACTGGGTACCGGCTCGGCGGGGCGGCTGGATGAGGAGGGGGCGGGAGGCGGCCGGGCTTGCCGCAGAGAGCCCGCAGAGAGCCCGCAGTGCGCAGGCCCTGCAGCAGCGCCCACGGCGCGCCGGCCAGGGGCTTTCCTTTCTGCTCTTCGCAGCAAAGGCGGGCTGGGAGGCTGCGCGGGAGCAGCTGTGTGatctccctcctcccccgccccgtCCACCTCGCACCTCCAGACCGGTGGGGTCTCCGCCGCCTGCTGCCTTCCAGACACCGCAGACCCACCCCGGCGGGGCCTGTCATGCGTGTGCTGGGTCACCCCTCCCTTCAAATGTCCTCTATCCACCGTCATCCCCTCGCTCTGACCTACAACATTCCAGCCAGACGCCGCCTCCTCCTCTCTGTGGGTCCCCAGCCACCCCATTCTTCCCACCATCACAGCACCAACCATTCCAAGTGCCACTGGCCACCCTGTGGGTCCCAGCAGACCAGGCCaggggcaggggggcgggggagTGCTCCCTGAGGCCCCGGCCAAGGCTGAGTCAGCCTGTGCTCCCAGTGGTGGGAGAGAGGGCCTGCAGAGGGCTCAGGGCAGAGGTGTGGTGGGATGCTCCAGCACGCGCATAGCTGCAGAGGGCTCAGGGCAGAGGTGCGATGGAATGTTCCAGCACGCGCACAGCTAGACTGCCACACGCTCCCAAACTCGGGCTCCCCTCACTGACCTTGTCAACACCGCCCCACCCCAACCTTCAGGGGACCTCACACACAGCCTCAGGCCTCCGGCTCCAAAACCGCTCAGGCCTGAGTCCAGGGTTCTCTCCCCAAGAGAAAAGCCAGCACTTGCCACTTCCTttcacctccccaccccgccGCTTTGGGAACCCACAGAGCTGACCTCTCCTGAGCCCTGCCTGCCCACTGGAGCAGTCAAGGCCAGATCGGCTAAGAAAACCCTCCCTGACCAGAGCCGGGGCCTCTCCAGACACCAACATTCAAGGCACGACCACGTCTCAGGTGCACGCAGTCCTTACTGTTGCCTCTGGCCTCAACACACTGCCTTTAAACAACCACCaagattttgcaaaaaaaaaaaaatctgcaacttAAACTTCAGCAGATGGTCGGGCCCACCGCTCGGCCACCTGCCCCTCCGCCGGGAccatctctccccttccttcaAGACCCGTCTCACTCAGGTGGCCTCCGCTGGCCACTCCCCTCCCTTCCGGTCACTATAGTGACCCACACTGTGTTGGCTCCACATGATGCACTCAGGGTCCCAGCGTCCACTGGCCCCAGTGACAACCCGGTCACACAGCCAGCCGCTGCAGACTTCAGATGGTCATCAGAGCACCCTGGCCCACCCCCAGGTCTTCCCGCCTGTCATGCACCCCGCCCGGACCAGCCATTTGGCTGCAGGCATGCAGGCCACCATGTCTCCTTTGCAGCAGGCACCAGGCCTGTCTGTTTGCAGAAAACCCGTCCTGCACGATCAGGCTCAAAGAGCAGGCGCAGGGCAGGGAAGGCATGAGCCCCAGCCACCGAGCCCCGGCCACCGAGCCCCAGCCTGGGGTCACAAGCGCTGGGGCAGGCACGCTGCAAAGACCTGTCTCCACTGCCTGAGGCGCTTTtgtatttaaatgaaaacatcGTCTTTGTATGTTTGGCATACAGGTTGCTTCAACATTTTACAAAACACTAAATAAAGCTTCCGAAAGACATGCAAAGCTTGTTCTATTAACTTGTGGACACACTGAAACAGTGGATTAAACACCAGAGGTGACTCATGTCACCTGCGAGCCTTCGGTCTCTTCGATAAAAAGGGGATAACAGCCCTTGTCCTGTCCAGTTGTGGGAAGACATGGGAGATGGGAGAGGCAGAGAGCTGAGCCCCCTGTTGGGGGTGAGGTGAGGGCTCAGGGGCTGGC
This window encodes:
- the KIAA0930 gene encoding uncharacterized protein KIAA0930 homolog, whose product is MASARPPGRACAAVPAPAGLRAGPPALPAAAAASPEPAGGAEAEERSLQHMLRAIAEERGRVSLRREVCGLGCFKDDRIAFWTWMFSTYFMEKWAPRQDDMLFYVRRKLAFAGSEGALDGRKLAEAEPEVEVEVYRRDSKKLPGLGDPDIDWEESVCLNLILQKLDYVVTCAVCTRADGGDIHIHRKRSQQVFASPSKHPMDSKGEESKISYPNIFFMIDSFEEVFSDMTVGEGEMVCVELVASDKTDTFQGVIFQGSIRYEALKKVYDNRVSVAARMAQKMSFGFYKYSNMEFVRMKGPQGKGHAEMAVSRVSTGDTSPCGTEEDSSPASPMHERVTSFSTPPTPERNNRPAFFSPSLKRKGPRNRIAEMKKSHSANDSEEFFREDDGGADLHNATNLRSRSLSGTGRSLVGSWLKLNRADGNFLLYAHLTYVTLPLHRILTDILEVRQKPILMT